A genomic region of Haliaeetus albicilla chromosome 8, bHalAlb1.1, whole genome shotgun sequence contains the following coding sequences:
- the LRRC41 gene encoding leucine-rich repeat-containing protein 41 isoform X2 — protein sequence MAAAAKGAMAAEGPRSLFALSAAAVSRSMGALERDVWALPGHLLRGLLPLLTVFRLERAEGAARRAGLSTQPIWRKLWDDVMKTRPPNSENITCWRKKFLETFFSNVLHGVLDVSSDWRLNDHHFSPLLHSSPHVSQLTLCNMLQGAVELTAEHNQKVLENLASSLRILKFQHLLSSDQSIRRSLVLLLHRLIHHGSVSQVSMYSWPVPDTVLLVLILSMSAGFWRSGNALAHHSGPCGLCREENKAQSQESAQEQAERGRYDERKWSDGENQKGSPRAPVEADAEVNGYGADTCLNSVLSRPRSPPLQNQSCEEASSKVPCDHTSSQGRSPRCISEQLSRYPVIRKTRRRLKSAVGKKRRCLRRSRGPYADPEDLYDFVFTVAREDNSGLLDKNSTTEEENAENWTSSSPGSPCSGHAGCKKRGGSAGIFSLKAAHRFRSVSTLELFSIPLTGETCRTLSNLLSSWVSLENLVLSYNESCLEQLEIRFPREPLHTTFLLPVLKASKSLQQLSLDSATLPGSQELGLLLEALKECNPNLKKLSFHDVNLAEHQKEVLLLLQDPVLQEITFSFCRLFESSTTEFLSEIINTVKRNSSLKSLKLPGNRLGNHRLVALADIFSEDSSSSLCQLDVSSNCIKPDGLLEFTKKLEGHIQQRGGQIQFTHLRLFQNWLDQDAETAQEALRRLKAVCSVVNDSWDSSQAFADYISVM from the exons atggcggcggcggcgaagGGGGCGATGGCGGCGGAGGGGCCGCGCAGCCTGTTCGCGCTGAGCGCGGCGGCGGTGAGCCGCAGCATGGGGGCCCTGGAGCGGGACGTCTGGG CGCTGCCCGGGCACCTCCTGCGGGGGCTCCTGCCGCTTCTCACCGTCTTCCGCCTCGAGCGGGCCGAGGGCGCCGCCCGGAGAGCAG gtCTCTCAACGCAGCCCATCTGGCGTAAGCTGTGGGACGATGTGATGAAAACCAGGCCGCCCAACTCGGAG AATATAACCTGTTGGAGGAAGAAGTTCCTTGAAACATTCTTCTCAAACGTTCTTCACGGTGTCTTGGATGTTTCCTCTGACTGGCGTCTCAACGACCATCACTTTTCACCGCTGCTCCACAGCTCCCCGCATGTTTCTCAGCTTACCCTCTGCAACATGCTGCAGGGCGCGGTGGAGCTCACTGCTGAGCACAACCAGAAAGTGCTCGAAAACCTGGCTAGCTCCCTGCGGATCCTGAAGTTCCAGCACCTCCTCTCCTCCGACCAGTCCATCAGGCGTTCGCTGGTTTTACTTCTTCACCGGCTGATTCACCATGGCTCCGTCAGCCAAGTGTCCATGTATTCCTGGCCTGTTCCCGACACAGTTCTTCTCGTTCTCATTTTGAGCATGAGTGCTGGGTTTTGGCGCTCAGGAAACGCCCTCGCGCATCACAGCGGCCCTTGTGGCCTTTGCAGAGAGGAGAACAAAGCCCAAAGCCAGGAGTCAGCACAAGAGCAAGCAGAGAGGGGCCGTTATGATGAGAGGAAGTGGAGCGATGGTGAGAACCAGAAGGGATCCCCCAGGGCCCCGGTGGAGGCTGATGCGGAGGTGAATGGATACGGGGCTGACACTTGCCTGAACTCTGTCCTCTCCAGACCAAGAAGTCCTCCTCTGCAAAACCAGTCATGTGAGGAGGCAAGCAGCAAGGTGCCCTGTGACCACACCAGCAGTCAGGGAAGATCTCCTCGTTGCATCTCAGAGCAGCTGTCCCGTTACCCTGTTATTCGAAAGACACGCAGACGGCTGAAATCTGCAGTGGGGAAGAAACGTCGCTGCCTCAGACGAAGCAGGGGACCATATGCTGACCCAGAAGACCtgtatgattttgtttttactgttgcTAGAGAGGATAATTCAGGGTTACTTGACAAAAACAGCaccacagaggaagaaaatgctgaGAACTGGACTAGTTCCTCCCCAGGATCTCCGTGCTCTGGCCATGCTGGCTGTAAGAAAAGAGGAGGATCTGCTGGCATCTTTTCTCTGAAAGCTGCTCACCGCTTCCGAAGCGTGTCCACGCTGGAATTGTTCTCCATTCCTTTGACTGGGGAGACATGTCGGACTCTGAGTAACCTGCTGAGCTCCTGGGTATCTTTAGAAAACTTGGTTCTGTCTTACAACG aGAGCTGCCTGGAGCAGCTGGAGATCCGATTCCCCAGGGAACCTCTGCACACCACGTTCCTGCTGCCAGTGCTCAAGGCGTCAAAGTCCCTCCAGCAGCTGTCCCTTGACAGCGCCACACTGCCCGGTTCTCAGGAGCTTGGGCTCCTTTTGGAGGCACTCAAAG agTGTAATCCAAATTTGAAGAAACTGAGCTTTCATGATGTGAACCTGGCTGAGCACCAGAAAGAAGTTCTGCTTTTGCTTCAGGATCCCGTCCTGCAAG aaatcaCGTTTTCCTTCTGCCGGCTGTTTGAAAGCTCTACTACTGAGTTTTTGTCAGAAATAATCAATACAGTGAAAAGAAATTCATCTTTGAAGAGCCTCAAACTGCCTGGGAATCGCCTTG GGAATCACAGGCTGGTTGCCCTTGCAGATATTTTCTCTGAagattcctcctcctctctttgcCAGCTGGATGTCAG CTCAAATTGCATCAAACCTGATGGGCTCCTGGAGTTCACAAAGAAGCTGGAAGGCCACATCCAGCAGAGAGGGGGACAGATTCAATTCACGCACCTCCGCCTCTTCCAAAATTGGCTGGACCAGGATGCTGAAACAGCTCAAGAAGCACTTCGGCGTCTCAAAGCTGTATGCAGTGTGGTCAATGACTCGTGGGACTCCTCCCAGGCCTTTGCTGACTACATCAGTGTCATGTGA
- the LRRC41 gene encoding leucine-rich repeat-containing protein 41 isoform X1, translating to MAAAAKGAMAAEGPRSLFALSAAAVSRSMGALERDVWALPGHLLRGLLPLLTVFRLERAEGAARRAGLSTQPIWRKLWDDVMKTRPPNSENITCWRKKFLETFFSNVLHGVLDVSSDWRLNDHHFSPLLHSSPHVSQLTLCNMLQGAVELTAEHNQKVLENLASSLRILKFQHLLSSDQSIRRSLVLLLHRLIHHGSVSQVSMYSWPVPDTVLLVLILSMSAGFWRSGNALAHHSGPCGLCREENKAQSQESAQEQAERGRYDERKWSDGENQKGSPRAPVEADAEVNGYGADTCLNSVLSRPRSPPLQNQSCEEASSKVPCDHTSSQGRSPRCISEQLSRYPVIRKTRRRLKSAVGKKRRCLRRSRGPYADPEDLYDFVFTVAREDNSGLLDKNSTTEEENAENWTSSSPGSPCSGHAGCKKRGGSAGIFSLKAAHRFRSVSTLELFSIPLTGETCRTLSNLLSSWVSLENLVLSYNGLGANIFCILSGLRALSRHSDCHLRVVRVSDVFSHMPCMELVRCILSAFPQLHTLSVSFDLKNQLEGNRPEGNPSCSEVEIPESCLEQLEIRFPREPLHTTFLLPVLKASKSLQQLSLDSATLPGSQELGLLLEALKECNPNLKKLSFHDVNLAEHQKEVLLLLQDPVLQEITFSFCRLFESSTTEFLSEIINTVKRNSSLKSLKLPGNRLGNHRLVALADIFSEDSSSSLCQLDVSSNCIKPDGLLEFTKKLEGHIQQRGGQIQFTHLRLFQNWLDQDAETAQEALRRLKAVCSVVNDSWDSSQAFADYISVM from the exons atggcggcggcggcgaagGGGGCGATGGCGGCGGAGGGGCCGCGCAGCCTGTTCGCGCTGAGCGCGGCGGCGGTGAGCCGCAGCATGGGGGCCCTGGAGCGGGACGTCTGGG CGCTGCCCGGGCACCTCCTGCGGGGGCTCCTGCCGCTTCTCACCGTCTTCCGCCTCGAGCGGGCCGAGGGCGCCGCCCGGAGAGCAG gtCTCTCAACGCAGCCCATCTGGCGTAAGCTGTGGGACGATGTGATGAAAACCAGGCCGCCCAACTCGGAG AATATAACCTGTTGGAGGAAGAAGTTCCTTGAAACATTCTTCTCAAACGTTCTTCACGGTGTCTTGGATGTTTCCTCTGACTGGCGTCTCAACGACCATCACTTTTCACCGCTGCTCCACAGCTCCCCGCATGTTTCTCAGCTTACCCTCTGCAACATGCTGCAGGGCGCGGTGGAGCTCACTGCTGAGCACAACCAGAAAGTGCTCGAAAACCTGGCTAGCTCCCTGCGGATCCTGAAGTTCCAGCACCTCCTCTCCTCCGACCAGTCCATCAGGCGTTCGCTGGTTTTACTTCTTCACCGGCTGATTCACCATGGCTCCGTCAGCCAAGTGTCCATGTATTCCTGGCCTGTTCCCGACACAGTTCTTCTCGTTCTCATTTTGAGCATGAGTGCTGGGTTTTGGCGCTCAGGAAACGCCCTCGCGCATCACAGCGGCCCTTGTGGCCTTTGCAGAGAGGAGAACAAAGCCCAAAGCCAGGAGTCAGCACAAGAGCAAGCAGAGAGGGGCCGTTATGATGAGAGGAAGTGGAGCGATGGTGAGAACCAGAAGGGATCCCCCAGGGCCCCGGTGGAGGCTGATGCGGAGGTGAATGGATACGGGGCTGACACTTGCCTGAACTCTGTCCTCTCCAGACCAAGAAGTCCTCCTCTGCAAAACCAGTCATGTGAGGAGGCAAGCAGCAAGGTGCCCTGTGACCACACCAGCAGTCAGGGAAGATCTCCTCGTTGCATCTCAGAGCAGCTGTCCCGTTACCCTGTTATTCGAAAGACACGCAGACGGCTGAAATCTGCAGTGGGGAAGAAACGTCGCTGCCTCAGACGAAGCAGGGGACCATATGCTGACCCAGAAGACCtgtatgattttgtttttactgttgcTAGAGAGGATAATTCAGGGTTACTTGACAAAAACAGCaccacagaggaagaaaatgctgaGAACTGGACTAGTTCCTCCCCAGGATCTCCGTGCTCTGGCCATGCTGGCTGTAAGAAAAGAGGAGGATCTGCTGGCATCTTTTCTCTGAAAGCTGCTCACCGCTTCCGAAGCGTGTCCACGCTGGAATTGTTCTCCATTCCTTTGACTGGGGAGACATGTCGGACTCTGAGTAACCTGCTGAGCTCCTGGGTATCTTTAGAAAACTTGGTTCTGTCTTACAACG GCCTGGGTGCTAACATCTTCTGCATCCTCTCTGGGCTCCGGGCCCTCTCCCGCCACTCAGACTGCCACCTCCGCGTGGTGCGTGTGAGCGACGTCTTCTCCCACATGCCTTGCATGGAGCTTGTTCGCTGCATCCTGAGCGCCTTTCCCCAGCTCCACACGCTCTCAGTCAGCTTCGACCTCAAAAACCAGCTGGAGGGGAACAGGCCAGAGGGGAATCCAAGCTGCAGTGAGGTAGAAATCCCAG aGAGCTGCCTGGAGCAGCTGGAGATCCGATTCCCCAGGGAACCTCTGCACACCACGTTCCTGCTGCCAGTGCTCAAGGCGTCAAAGTCCCTCCAGCAGCTGTCCCTTGACAGCGCCACACTGCCCGGTTCTCAGGAGCTTGGGCTCCTTTTGGAGGCACTCAAAG agTGTAATCCAAATTTGAAGAAACTGAGCTTTCATGATGTGAACCTGGCTGAGCACCAGAAAGAAGTTCTGCTTTTGCTTCAGGATCCCGTCCTGCAAG aaatcaCGTTTTCCTTCTGCCGGCTGTTTGAAAGCTCTACTACTGAGTTTTTGTCAGAAATAATCAATACAGTGAAAAGAAATTCATCTTTGAAGAGCCTCAAACTGCCTGGGAATCGCCTTG GGAATCACAGGCTGGTTGCCCTTGCAGATATTTTCTCTGAagattcctcctcctctctttgcCAGCTGGATGTCAG CTCAAATTGCATCAAACCTGATGGGCTCCTGGAGTTCACAAAGAAGCTGGAAGGCCACATCCAGCAGAGAGGGGGACAGATTCAATTCACGCACCTCCGCCTCTTCCAAAATTGGCTGGACCAGGATGCTGAAACAGCTCAAGAAGCACTTCGGCGTCTCAAAGCTGTATGCAGTGTGGTCAATGACTCGTGGGACTCCTCCCAGGCCTTTGCTGACTACATCAGTGTCATGTGA